The nucleotide sequence TCTTCAGATAAGGCACAACGATGCCGATGAAGGTTGCAGACATGGCGAAGTCCAAGCCCCATTCCTCCAAACCCGGCACCACTCTCCCAAAGAAAATCCCTATCATCGTACATAGTTGCCAATTGAAATACATGATGAGTGCGGAGCCTAGGTAGTACCAGTGCATGTGAGTTATTGGCGAGGGTTCAGCATAGTGCCGAACAGCCACCGCAAAGGTCTCGTCAGTCAGCCAGAAAGCCAAAGGAATGCGCCAACGTTGAGGCAAGTGCCGAACCTGCTGGAGAAGTGTAGTTGAATAGAGGAGGTGTCGTAGATTCACCACGAAGGTGGTCAACACAATGACTGGCCATGTGGCCCCAGCAGAGACCATTCCGAGGGCTATGAATTGAGCTGATCCAGCAAAGACAATTGCTGAAAAAGCCAAAGCTCCCCAGAGAGAAAGTCCTCCACTCTCAGAGAGAGTTCCAAAGATAATTCCAAACGGAATTGCTCCGACAATCAATGGTAAGGTATCCCGAACTCCCCTCCAAAACTCACTTTGTGGTGTCGAATTCATGGGATCACATCAACCTAAGGCAGTTGACCAAGGAAGAACTGACAGGCATCGCTTCTTTCAATGCAGAATGGGAACAGCAGTAACTTCACCCGACTGAACCTGCCACAGCTCAGCGTAAGTTCCCCTGAGCTCCAATAAGTCATCATGATGTCCTTCCTCTACCACCTGACCATCTCTCAACACCAAAATTCTATCAGCATGTCGGATCGTGGAAAGTCGGTGAGCAATAATCAACGCAGTCTTCCCTTTTGTGATTCTGGAAAGACTTTGTTGGATTGCCCTCTCTGTTTCAGTATCAACTGAACTGGTTGCTTCATCAAATACCATGATTGGAGCATCTTTCAGGATCGCCCTGGCAATGCTGAGACGCTGACGCTGTCCACCAGATAAACGAATGCCTCGCTCACCAACCACAGTTTGATAATCATCTGGCAAGGTCATGACGAAATCATGTAGCTGAGCTGATTCTGCCGCAGCCTGGATTTGGGCTA is from SAR324 cluster bacterium and encodes:
- a CDS encoding AzlC family ABC transporter permease; protein product: MNSTPQSEFWRGVRDTLPLIVGAIPFGIIFGTLSESGGLSLWGALAFSAIVFAGSAQFIALGMVSAGATWPVIVLTTFVVNLRHLLYSTTLLQQVRHLPQRWRIPLAFWLTDETFAVAVRHYAEPSPITHMHWYYLGSALIMYFNWQLCTMIGIFFGRVVPGLEEWGLDFAMSATFIGIVVPYLKNRPMIAAAIVASALGLALHGLPNKLGLMIAALAGVATGFFLEQRLASNRITEVGEVR